In the Drosophila willistoni isolate 14030-0811.24 chromosome 3R, UCI_dwil_1.1, whole genome shotgun sequence genome, CCACCCATTTACACCTCCAGCGTTCACTCCCATCCCAtttctgtctgtctctgtGGGCAGTCCATTGTATGGCGTTTCATTGCCTAACGGGTGGTaacatattaattttgtttattttagtTCAAATGCTTTAGGGCCGAAAAAACAGTTAAGAGTGTTGGTAATTGTCTCAATTTATGATCATAATCGGGCGTGCTATATGACTTTATTTGTTTAGGGactgttttttcttctttttcctttttaattttgttttcgctttttttaCGCTGGTGTTTAATGGTTGCAAGGCAGACACAGATATGAGttctttatatgtattttatttgctttattgAAATTCAAAGCAATACCAACCAAAACGAGAGTTGTTGGACCAAAAAAGCTCTTTCAAATTTGTAGATGCTCTTACCAAACCCATTATCATGGTCATTTTTAAGCTGGTTATCCTTCAAACATATTCATCcattaataatagtttttaaatAGAATTTGGTGTAAGTGAAGGAgaataaactttttaaatatttaaaatgacATACAGTATGACTAAATGATTATACTTCCAATCGAAGTGTATCTAAAGTAATATGTATTGCTTACTGTGTGTTCCATCATTTGAATGAATCACAAGTCTCAAgaagagatttttttttttgtacacacacacatgtgcgTTCCCATGTATGTATAGCTAAATGCAAGACAAATATGACATGTTGTTAGAGTCCAATGACAGTAGACAACCAACGGTGGGGGTATAAATATCGATGCGTTTGTTTGTCAAGAGAAAAAGCACACACAAGTGTCCATAGGCTCAGACCCCATGAAATTTCGAAGGACGTAAGCGGATTAATTGCTATACTTGCTCATATTTGGGATGACGATGAGAAGGATGATGATGACAGTTGGTTTTTGCATTTAATGACAGCGAAATCCCAATAAGAACATgcattataaatatttatatatagaaatggTATTAAAATTCGCATTACTTTTGCTTTGTGTGCCACATgacgtatacgcaatgtgtGTAAGTATGCGAATGAGTGATGTGTgtttgcttgtgtgtgtgtgtatatatatgcagTCGGCTGTTTAATGATGCGCTGACTTAATCGTGGCACACTTGACGTGGAGTGGGCCATGGAGTATGGAACATCACAATGTCAGCAGCTGTCAGAGTCGTTTTGAAGTTTTATATTTCATCAAAATGCGCTCTGCCACATGTCGCATCTCGGAGCTGGCATCAGTAggttggtgtttttttttcttctttttctttttttgtaggtagatggtctttttttttgctatctACTGTCTATTTACCCTCACACTCCTTCTAGGTTTGGGTAAAGCCTTGAGATTATCAAGTTGTCAGTCCCAGAGACCAACAAGCATGCATTCTCATTGTCTGTCTGTGAGTTAATCAAAAGATTAACCGAAACGTGGGATGTTGTAAACAACTTTGCCCAAAACAAAGACCGTTGTTTTGTGTTGGTGGAAAACAGAGTGAGAGaatggaaatttaattaaattatctACAAAATCTGCCGGCAATAGAAAAAATCCAGCTAGACCTAGAACATTTGGAATCAGcgaattatgttttttacaaaaaaacatCTATTCAAAGTATCAACTAGAAAATGAATCATTATTCCGCTTCTTCAGAATTTTTGTTAAGACTAACAAACAAAGCTAATTCGAATGACCCATTGTCCAATATACCTGTTAATTAAAATGACAAGGAAAATTCAAGTTTATATGCACTTCCGAGTGCTCTTCcttttattaaaaagaaattattacgCTTCACCAATTAAGTATATTAAGTATATATTAAGAGATCGGAAACTAGTTCCTCTGTTTATTACAAGCGTTTAACCAATTTTATactaccctctgcaagggtaaaatgaaaaaaaaaacatttccaaaataaatcatcaaaaaattcaacacaacaaaatgagaagaaccaaaaaggaaaaggaaaaacacaGAAATTTTTTATCTCCTTTCTTTACAGCTCTCCGAACCTTCGTCCTCGTATTCCTTTCTTTATTCTGCTTCGCTGTTGTTTTGCTTGGCTGCAACTGTCGGCAACAATGCAGTGTCCTTTGTAGTCGTCTTCACTGCCGCCTCTCCTCTTTATACCATTCCATTTTAAGTGTCCAATGTCCTATCCCAATTCCCACCTCCCGAAACCCCCTCGATTTTGATAAGGGGACAGTGCATAAATTTTGGACACACAATTTAGTCTATGGCAAAGTTTTGTTAACTCTGTTATTGTTATTTCTGGGCGATTGTTCATGTTCTGATGCTTCTTCGTGTCtgtatctttctctctctctctctatttctgactgtgttagtgtgtgtgtccACCATATTATGATTAATTGTTTCCTCAACGGAACCTTTAAAGCTAACTTTTGACCTGCATaaatttttacatattttaccATCAACTTGACCCCAAAAACcgtattacaaaaaaaagaaaaacgaaaacgcAAAATCAAATGCAAACAGACAACTTTGCTGCATATGCAGCTTTTCCTCATGAGTATTACACGCAATCTGGAAAAAATAGGATAGCAATGTCCGTTTATGACATGCAAAAATGTTCACATgagaaaaaaagtgaaaaatgccAGAAGGTAAAACTGGTTGGTTAGCTGCCAGTTGTTGTTTACTTTGCCTGGAAAAACTTAGCTTTTcaggaaaaccaaaaatatcaGCAGCAGAATGGGGGTAAGGAAACCAAAACGATGGATTtaaattccaattccaaaagTAGAAAAGAGTTAGTTTTTACTGACTTTAAGCCCTATAATGTGTAACGTACAATTGTACAAAAGAATTTTCACCTGAAACTTGTCGAATAGTTTGTGTTGTGGCTCTCATGAGAAATATGACCAAAGAGACACAAGGTAAAACAGTTGACATGTTTCACATTCTTACATAggtatagttttttttttttgtgtcttttgGGATTCGCGACAAGTTTTTGTCCTCAGCCATTTCCTTGTTTCACTTCATCGTATACTGAGGAtgagttttttctttctttggtACTTTTGCGTTGACAGGAGCGTCGGGCAAATAAGACTTTGAATGATTGAGTGCAACATTTGTTGCTACAAATTGCTTGAGATTTCACCCAAATccatcacacacacatggacacacacacacacatacatttagCCAGAAAAAGTTGaacaaataaacatttttgtgaaTTAATTTGATGTCTCGACTGTCTGCCATACCATGCTCCATTGCAAAAGATACAAATGTCTGACTCTTGCCACAAATATAATGCATATACACTCGTAATGGAGCACACTAAATGCCCTTGTCTGCCCCcgtctgactgactgactgtctgtctgtctgtctgactgcCTTTCATTCTGTCTTTTGGTTATCGGGGTCGAGcacaaaaaatgagaaaattcCAAagatgacacacacacacacacacacacaaacccaCATGTTTTTAGGAAAATGTCTCAAAATAAAGGATACGATGCAGCCAAAAGATTAATTGAAATTCGCACAAAAATCAACACAGACGCAGCCCACAAAAGCAATAGATGATTACAATGATGATGGCGATGGCAATGACGATGATGAGCAAAATGATGACGTTTAGCATGACTGGACTGGATACgaaaaaaattacttttagGCGTTGATGTGGAACAGTATTTTACCTCTGCTTTTGGCAAAGCATAAAGACAGCCGGCCATGCAATTTTTCATCAGTTGCCAAggtgaaatttaataaaattgctTGCGAGCCACAGAAAAATAACAACCAAACCAATTTATTTGCAACACTTCTTAGTTCGGGTAAGGAAAAAGGATCTAATAATCGTCTATCGTGGTAGATAAGACAAAGTTATATTTTACTTCAATGTGACTAAAGTTTGTCACACAAGCAGCAAACATATCACAATtgaataatatataataaaccCTAACTTATGTAGGCTAGTGTAGTCAATCTattttctctctcttgttATACAAGTGCTCATTAAATCAGATTAATTCACAGCTGTCAGTCATAAATTGGAAGTCGAATGGTGTAGATTAATTAGCTGCGGAGCGCAATGTACATCAATTTAATTCAGTTCACGCTTTTAGTCTTATCTCCAGTGGCTCTTGCGGGTGAGCattgttaaataaatgtttctaaaattttttaaaaattttaaccataattttaaaatttagtttcACGTACCTCATGTGAAGAGGATTATTTCCATTGTTTTGAAAGTGGAGATAGAGTGAATGATTGTGATAATAGAAGAATATGGATAAAGCCATATAAAATCTGCAATGGTAAGCTTGACTGTCCCAATGGAGAAGATGAGGCAATATTCGTATGCAAGAGAGATCCCAATTGCGAGGATCGGGATTACTTTGCTTGTGCAACTGGTGGAAAGATCATGAGGGACTTTTCTTGCAATAATATTGCCAATGAGTGCTTTGATAATTCCGACGAAATGTACTGCAAATATAATCGATTGGACACCAAAAAATGGCAAGGAAATTGCAGGTTTTAACATatactttttcattttttagtGAAGTACAAATGATTTGAATACTTTCtctatctatttttatttagaaattCAGAAATTGAGTGCTTACCGGGAGAGTGCAAAAGTTTGGAGTTGACCTGTAATGGCAACCACGATTGCAGCAATGGACTAGATGAGAGTCTAGAGATTTGTTTCGGCAATTGTACTGAAAACGAGTTTCAATGCGGCAATGGCAGATGCATTTCAAAGAACTTATTGTGTAATTCAAACTACGATTGTCCTGATGGAGCCGATGAATTACCCGTGGTTTGTACAAACAATTGCGAATTGCAGAATCCAAATGAATATAGAGCTCCAAAATCCTGTAAAGAACCGAAATCTCCAAAATTTGCCTACAATGTAACTTTTGATTATAAAAGGGATAAAGAAGGAAAATATGTCCTACCCAATACTCCAGTAAAGTTCGAATGCCGCCCATATGAGGATCTACTTGGTTCTGATTGGAATGTCTGCAAACCAAATGGCGAATGGGCGCATCCATTGGCCAAATGCAGAGATCCACTTATTAATGGTTGTTTTTTGCAACCTATTAAAGAAGGTCGACCCCACCTTTATCGATGCCTCAATGACACATTGGCATCCTGTGACATAACCACCGAATTAACACCACCGATCAATAATTTGAGGGTACTTTTGATTTGCAAAGAAGGATTTTATATTGATCCACCATTCTATGCAACACATACTGCCGAATGCAAAGACAAAAAATGGAAGGACAAGGAACCGAAgtgtttaaaaaattcatCGATATTTTTCTATGATGAGAGTGGAACAcaataaatcatttaaatcTCAAAAATATAGCAAATCTTATAACATTTAATTGCTTTAAGACACTTATACAGTAGGCACATGCAAACCGTTGGGACTAAACTAAACACCGAGAACATCACGTCAAGACAAAGGCATGATGTTGGTAATTAATAGACTTGGCCTTAAAGGGCTTTTGCCCACAAACAAAAAGAGTTGAGTATTTATGTTCTTTGCTCACTCAAAGATGGAAaatcgtttttctttttcttttttttgtcgaCAGACACAGAAATAATTTTGTAAAGagttataaacaatttgaaagcGAATGGAATTTATGAAATTAGCATAACTTGAACCTAAAA is a window encoding:
- the LOC111519231 gene encoding modular serine protease-like encodes the protein MYINLIQFTLLVLSPVALAVSRTSCEEDYFHCFESGDRVNDCDNRRIWIKPYKICNGKLDCPNGEDEAIFVCKRDPNCEDRDYFACATGGKIMRDFSCNNIANECFDNSDEMYCKYNRLDTKKWQGNCRNSEIECLPGECKSLELTCNGNHDCSNGLDESLEICFGNCTENEFQCGNGRCISKNLLCNSNYDCPDGADELPVVCTNNCELQNPNEYRAPKSCKEPKSPKFAYNVTFDYKRDKEGKYVLPNTPVKFECRPYEDLLGSDWNVCKPNGEWAHPLAKCRDPLINGCFLQPIKEGRPHLYRCLNDTLASCDITTELTPPINNLRVLLICKEGFYIDPPFYATHTAECKDKKWKDKEPKCLKNSSIFFYDESGTQ